Genomic window (Planococcus sp. MSAK28401):
CGAAGTGATTGATGGCTATACGATCAAATACCATGCCAACGGAAAAACGATGTGGTCCAAAGGCAAAATCGTTGATGGGAAACCCGAGGGTTACTGGGAATGGTACTGGGCTGACGGGACATTGAAACGCTCAGGTCATTTTCAACAGGGCGAACCTGTCGGTGAGTGGATCACTTATGACAACAAGGGCGAAACGTATAAGGTGACCAATCGGGATAGATAGCGGCTCTGTCCCTGTGCGCCACACAATTTTAGCAGTAAGATCCTTATCGCAGCGGGATTTCCATCTCGGAATGTCCCTGTGCAAGACACAATTCAACAGAAAAAGGCCATGGCGGAATTCCGCCACGGCCTTTTTTTATTTCTTACGATTGTTGTGCTTCCTGCACGGCTTTTACGCTATTCGGATCGAAAAACTTATCGACTAAATCGTAGATGGTGATGAGTTCGTATAGAATCGTGAATTCTGGCGGGAACAGCGTTGGGTGAAGTGCGTCATCTGCTGGCACGCGTTTACTGTTTTCCCAAAACAGATCGGTAATGCTTTTCAGTTGCTCTTGGTGTTTTTCGTGATCGAAATTGATGGAATGCCGCAAGTCGTCTGCAAGTGCCATAACGGCATCCATAATGATTTCCCGCTCGGCTTTTGTCCATTGGATTTGTTGGAACGGGGCGCGAAGCAAAGCATTCAAATGGTATTCGAAGTTATCTAGAAACAGCAATTGCCGTTCCGCCATCTGCAGCTCGGCTTCCCGGTTGCGAACCCAAGGGTACAGGCTCGCTTCGTCGCGCTGATAATGAACCAATTTCTCGGTCTTGCGGATTTCAGTCGTCAGTTGCTTGACGATTTTTTTATCTTCCTGGAGGTTTGCATCTCCGTCGAAGAGGATGGTCCGGAAAGTATGTTCAAGCATGCTTCCGGCACGCCCGCTAATACTATGGATGCTTTTTAAGATAGCGGTGCTGTAATTTGGCGGGAACACAAGCATATTGACGGCGGTCGAGACGACCAGGCCGATCGTTGTCGTCCCTAAACGGATGAAGAACGAGAACAGGAAATTGTCATGGATGACTTCTACCATCGCAACAGAAGTTAACGTCGCAACCAGCAAGCCGGCATGCAGATTGAGCCGGAAACACACCAGGATTGTGGCGACCGCGGCAAGCGTATAGGTAATCGGGGAATTCCCGAACAAGGTGATAAAGAACACGGCAAAAGCTGAACCGATAGCCGAAGCAGGGAAGCGGACCAGCCCTTTTTTTATTGAATCACTGACGGTCGGTTCGATTGTCACAATCGCTGTGATGACCGCAAAGACAGGTGGCCAGTTAAACCATAGACAAATCGTGGCAGTCAAAAAGATGGCCAACCCGGTTTTTATTATTCGACTGCCAGCGAATTGAAAGGATCGCATCATATCCAGCCACTATCTCCTTTGCGTAGAATTTCTGTATTTTTAGTATATCATCTGTGTCGAGTGTCCCTGTGCACGGCACAATTTAGCAGGCGAAAAGCTTATACTGCTAGGCTTTCTTCATATAAGTGCCCCTGTGCACCACACAATTCAAGTCGATTTCCATTAAATCGGTAAAAACTCCCAAATCACTTCAGTTGAATGTTAGAATTAACACATAATTAGCGTGAGGGGTTTTTAGATGACTAGAGAAAACGATAAGGTGCTATCGATTCAGAATCTGACAATGAATTATGGCGGCAAGAAAGTGTTGAACGGCATCAATCTTGAAGTGGCAAGTGGCGAAATCATCGGTTACATCGGGCCGAATGGAGCGGGCAAGAGTACGACGGTAAAAATCATGCTTGGGCTGATTGATGATTACCAAGGAAAAGTGGTGATCTTCGGGCAAGATATTGCGTCAGGCGACCCGTCTTACAAAAAGAAAATCGGCTATGTACCGGAAAATGCGGAAGCCTATGACAATTTAACGGCGATGGAGTATTTGGTATTTACGGGAGAACTGTATGGCATGGGCCGTGACGCGGCGCATGCAAAAGCGGAGCGGCTGCTGGGGCAATTTGACTTGCAAGATGTCGGCCATTCCCGGTTGTCTTCATTTTCAAAAGGCATGAAGCAAAAAGTGCTGATCATCGCGAGCCTGCTTCATGATCCGGATCTATTGTTTTGGGACGAGCCGCTCAGTGGGCTCGATGCCAATAGCATGATGGTCATCCAGGAAATCCTGGCGCAATTGGCGGCGCAAGGAAAAACGATTTTTTATTCGTCACATATTATGGATCTCGTGGAAAAAATCAGCAATCGCATCGTGCTGCTGGTGAAAGGTGAAGTGGTGGCGGATGCGACGTTTGAAGAACTGCAGGAAATGAGTGAGGAAGGGTCGCTTTCCGGGATTTTCAATCAATTGACCGGGTTTACGGAGCATCGCAATAAAGCTAAGGACTTCGTGTCGATCGTACAGGGAGACGAGGAGTATGCGTGAATTCAAGTCACTGAAGTTCCTTGGAGCATTTAAAGGCATTTTTACTAGGTTTGGCGTCGATTATGCGGTGATGGAAAAGATACTGGAGATCAAATTGACGATGGACGAACGCCGCGTGCCGACGATTTTTGGCGAAAACGGCAAAAAGAAGAAGGAAGGCAACCAATTTCTAAAATCGTTGTGGATTTACGGGCTTTACAGTTTGATTTTGATTCCGTTTTTGCTGCTCGGGGAAAATTATATGTATCAATTGAGCCTCGTTTTTGGCATGATTCTGTTCATTTTGATGACCTCAATGATTTCCGACTTTTCCGTGGTGCTGCTGGATATTCGGGATAAGAACATTATCCAGACCAAGCCGGTCAATAAACAGACCATCGCGGCGGCGAAAATCGTCCACATCATGATTTACATGACGTTTGTGGCGGGGGCTTTCACGACGATTCCATTCCTCGTCGGCCTGTTTCAGCACGGCATTGTCTTTTCATTGATTTTCCTCATTGAACTCGTGTTGACGATCTTATTGGTCGTTGTCCTGACGTCCTTGCTGTATTTATTCATCCTGCGCTTTTTCGACGGCGAAAAGCTGAAAGACATCATCAATTACGTCCAGATTTTGCTGTCGGTCGGAGTTGTGGTGGGCTATCAAGTATTGATCCGGTCGTTTGAATTTGTTGATTTGAACATGACGTACGCGTTCAGCTGGTGGCATTTCCTCATTCCACCGCTGTGGTATGGGGCGCCATTTGAAGTGTTGTTGAACGGCAATACGTCGAGCCATTTCATCGCATTTACAATGCTCGCGTTGCTGGTGCCGGTCATCGCCATTTTTGGCTATGCCAAACTGATGCCGTCGTTTGAACGCAATCTTGAAAAGTTATTGAGCGACACGAAAACCCGCAAGAAACCCAGGAATGGGCTGGATGAAATGGGCGCTAAATTATTATGCCGTTCGAATGAAGAACGCGTCTTTTACCGCTTCGCTGCATCGATGATGAAAAAAGAACGCGAATTCAAACTGAAGGTGTTCCCGGTGCTCGGGATGTCGTTGTTCTTCCCGTTTCTCTTTATTTTTACGTATTCAGTAGACGGCGGCTTGGAAGAGATATCAAGCGGCAATATGTTCATGTTCATCTATTTCTGCAATGTCATCATTCCGAGCGTCGTGTTTATGCTGAAATTTTCGGAAGGCTATAAAGGCAGCTGGCTGTTTCGGGCGGCGCCGATTGAACAGGCATCAAGTGCCTACAGCGGCACCTTGAAAGCCTTCTTTGTGAAAATGTATCTGCCGGTTTTCCTGTTCTTGTCCATCGTCTTCATTTGGATTTTTTCGGCGAGAATTCTGCCGGATTTGGCAGCGGTATTGCTCGGCGGGCTTCTGCAAATATTAATCACCTATAGAATAGTGAATGAAGGCGAATTTCCGTTTTCAACTTCCTTCGAATTTGCCCAAGAATCAGGCGGCGCGAAGATGTTATTACTGACACTGATCACCGGCGCTTTTGTGGGCATGCATTTCCTCGCGAATGCGTTCGATTACGGCATTTATGTGTATGTCGTCGTGTTGTTGGCGGCTATAGGGATCGGCTGGCGCATGGTGTTTCCGAAAACGAAGGCAGTGGCTGCATTTTAATGTGTCCCTGTGCATGACACAATTCGGAGGATAAAATCCTTAATGCAGCAGTATTTTGGTGAAAGAATGTCCCTGTGCACCACACAATTTGACGCATCCGCGCTGGCGGATGCGTCTTTTTTCTATGCCCTGATGAATTGTGTGGGAATTGTGCGGTGCACAGGGACAAGTCGGTTGTGTGAACCACCCCGAAACAGGGAACACTTTTATGTAGTAGTGTAATCCACTGATCGGATTGGAAAAGGAGAATGTTAACATGCCAGAAAAACGAGATGAAATCATATTGCGAGGGCTTCGCGAAAATAATTTGAAAAATATCGATTTGAATATCCCGAAAGAGAAAATTAACGTATTTACCGGCTTGTCGGGTTCGGGGAAAAGTTCGGTCGTGTTCGATACCTTGGCGACTGAAAGCAGAAGGCAGATGACCTTGAACTATCCGCTGTATATCCGCCACCAGATGCCGAGGTACGAGCGGCCGCATGCCGACTTGATGCAGCATTTGAGCCCGGTAGTGGTTGTGGAACAAAAGCCGGTCAGGGGCAATTCGCGCTCGACGGTCGGTACGTATATGGACATCGACCCGCTGATCCGGCTGTTGTTCTCGAGAATCGGCAGTCCGCCGATCGGCTCGGCGACAGAGTTTTCGAGTGAAAGTTCGTTTGGCAACTGTCCGGAATGCAATGGCTTCGGGGAAGTCGTTACGCCGGATATCCACAAGCTGATCGATCACACGAAATCGATCCGGGAGTCCGCGGTGCGCTTCAAGCCGCTTGCGCCTCCTGGTTGGCAAGGCAGGTGGATGAGGGACGGCGGATTGTTCGATCCCGATCTTCCCATCAAAGATTTCACGGAAGAAAAATACAATCTGCTCGTATACGGGCCGCCGGAAGGACAACGTGCATTTAGCACTTATTATTACAAAGAAGGCGATCGCGACATCGAATGGGACGGCCTGCTTCCGAGGTTTATTCGCCTGTACATCAACCGGGACCTGACGAAACTGAAAATCGTCTCCCAGGAAGACGTCTTGGCGCTGACGACGCGTACCCCGTGCCCAGTTTGTGAAGGTTCGGGACTCAATCCGAGAGTGTTGGAGTGCAAAATCAACGGCTTGAACATCGCCCATTACGCCCGTTTGGAATTAACGGAACTGCTCGGTGAACTAGAGAAAATCGGCGACCCGATCGGCAAGTCGATTGCCCAACAGGCGCATCCGAGCGTGAAACAGCTGGTCGGTTTGGGGCTCGGTTATTTGAGCCTGTCACGTAAAATGGGCACCTTGTCCGGCGGGGAAGCGCAGCGCGTGAAAATCGCGCGCCACCTAGGCAGTAGCTTGAACAATATCACCTATATTTTCGATGAGCCGAGTGCCGGTTTGCATCCCGAAGAAATCAATATGTTGACGCATATGCTGGAAAGTTTGCGGGACAATTACAATACCGTCGTCGTCATCGAACACAATCTGGCGGTCATCAAGACGGCGGATGAAATCATCGAAATGGGCCCGGGCGCAGGCAGAAGCGGCGGTGAAGTGGTGTATCAAGGCGGGCAGGAAGGCCTGAGAAAAGCTTCCGCTCTCACTGACTTGGACCACACCGTAACGGTGAATGAACAGCCGAGAACATCCGAAAATACGTTTTCGATCAAACATGCTTCGGATAATAATTTGAAAAATGTCAGCGTGGAAATTCCACAAAATGCCCTCGTCTCGGTGTGCGGTGTTTCCGGTTCCGGAAAAAGCTCATTGATGTTCGGCGCATTTACCGGCAATTATCCCGAAACGATTGCGGTCGGGCAAGGCAGCATCGGCACGTCCAGCCGTTCAACGCTCGCGACCTATATGGGCATCATGAGCGACATCCGGTCGATCCTGGCAAAACAAACCGGACAGCCGGCGGGCTTGTTCAGTTTTAATTCATTGGGCGCTTGCCCCGTATGTGAAGGCAAAGGCATCACCACGCCGAATGTCGCGTTTGCGGATCCCGTGACGGTAACCTGTGAAGCGTGCGGTGGCACGCGGTATTCAGATGAAGCTTTGTCGTATCGTTATAAAGGAAAAAACATTGTGGAAATTCTGGAGCTGACGATCGACGAAACGAACGAGTATTTGGAAATGCCGAAAATCGTCAAAAAAGTGGATACTTTAAAAGATGTTGGTTTAGGCTATCTGACACTTGGACAAACGACAGGTTCCTTAAGCGGAGGCGAAGTGCAGCGTTTGAAGTTGGCGAGCCATCTGAAAAAAGAAGGGCAGATCTATTTATTGGACGAACCATCACTCGGTTTGCATGCGCGAGACAATGCTCATTTGTTAGACGTCTTCCAAAGACTGGTCGACAAAGGCAATTCGGTCATCCTCATCGAGCACAACCTGAACTTGATCGCAGCGAGCGATTGGGTCATCGAAATGGGCCCGAGCGGCGGCAAAAAAGGCGGCGAAGTGCTGTTTGAAGGCACGCCGAAAGAGATGCTTCAAGCGGACACTTTGACCGCGAAATGGTTGAGAAATGGGGTTGAGGGATAGAGTGGCAGCGTTCTGTCCCTGTGCACGACACAATTCGGGAAGCAGAAACCTTGATGCAGCGGTATTTCGATGTGGAAACGACCCTGTGCGCCACACAATTCTCGGGTTCAGAGAGCTTGTATTGATTCTCGCGTTGTCCCTGTGCAAGACACAATTTCAGCATGAGAAACCTTGATGCAGCAGCATTCTCCAGTCGAAACGCCCCTGTGCATGACACAATTCACCCGATTCATTCCGGAAAACCGTTTTGCTGACTGGCAAAAACGGGAAGATAGAAAGCAAGAGGCACATATTGCCAGTGACTATTATCTTTCAGGAGGATGAAATCATTATGGATGAACGCACATTGAAGAAAACCCAACTGTTTACCGTCTTGAACTTGGTCGCTTATTTTGTGACGCTTGGCGTCAATTACTTGGGGTCGTCGGGGTTCTTTAACGGCAACACGCAAAAAGATATTTCGGACAAATACATGACGCTCATTTCGCCGGCGCCGTTTACGTTTTCGATTTGGGGCGTCATTTACACGCTCGTACTGGTGACGCTCGTTTATTTATTCATCAAGCGAAAAGACGATAGGGTCAGCCGGTTGGTGCTGTTGATCTCGCCTTTGTTCATCGCGAGTTCGCTGCTGAATATGGGCTGGATTGTCGTATTTTCTTATGAATGGCTGGGAGTTTCGACACTATTGATTATAGGCTTGTTGTTTTCCTTGCTCTTTATTGTGAAAAGAATCTACAAACACCGTTCTGAGTTTCCGTCGTTACTGGCAGGGCTTGCGTTCACGTTGTACGGCGCTTGGGTATTTATTGCAACGATTGTCAACATTTCACTGTCCTTAGTGCAATGGGGGTGGGACGGCTTCGGCATTTCCGATTCCGTCTGGACGCTCATCGTCTTAGGCGTTGCCGTCGTATTTGTGTTGTTTTACTTGTCTCGCTTTAAAAACGCAGCGTTTCCGATTCCGATTGCCTGGGCATTCTTCGGCATCTATAGCGCCTATATGAACGGGACGCTCGACCCG
Coding sequences:
- a CDS encoding toxin-antitoxin system YwqK family antitoxin, with the protein product MDEEKCDVVKPNGVKEKKLEVIDGYTIKYHANGKTMWSKGKIVDGKPEGYWEWYWADGTLKRSGHFQQGEPVGEWITYDNKGETYKVTNRDR
- a CDS encoding aromatic acid exporter family protein, whose amino-acid sequence is MRSFQFAGSRIIKTGLAIFLTATICLWFNWPPVFAVITAIVTIEPTVSDSIKKGLVRFPASAIGSAFAVFFITLFGNSPITYTLAAVATILVCFRLNLHAGLLVATLTSVAMVEVIHDNFLFSFFIRLGTTTIGLVVSTAVNMLVFPPNYSTAILKSIHSISGRAGSMLEHTFRTILFDGDANLQEDKKIVKQLTTEIRKTEKLVHYQRDEASLYPWVRNREAELQMAERQLLFLDNFEYHLNALLRAPFQQIQWTKAEREIIMDAVMALADDLRHSINFDHEKHQEQLKSITDLFWENSKRVPADDALHPTLFPPEFTILYELITIYDLVDKFFDPNSVKAVQEAQQS
- a CDS encoding ABC transporter ATP-binding protein, with amino-acid sequence MTRENDKVLSIQNLTMNYGGKKVLNGINLEVASGEIIGYIGPNGAGKSTTVKIMLGLIDDYQGKVVIFGQDIASGDPSYKKKIGYVPENAEAYDNLTAMEYLVFTGELYGMGRDAAHAKAERLLGQFDLQDVGHSRLSSFSKGMKQKVLIIASLLHDPDLLFWDEPLSGLDANSMMVIQEILAQLAAQGKTIFYSSHIMDLVEKISNRIVLLVKGEVVADATFEELQEMSEEGSLSGIFNQLTGFTEHRNKAKDFVSIVQGDEEYA
- a CDS encoding ATP-binding cassette domain-containing protein, with translation MPEKRDEIILRGLRENNLKNIDLNIPKEKINVFTGLSGSGKSSVVFDTLATESRRQMTLNYPLYIRHQMPRYERPHADLMQHLSPVVVVEQKPVRGNSRSTVGTYMDIDPLIRLLFSRIGSPPIGSATEFSSESSFGNCPECNGFGEVVTPDIHKLIDHTKSIRESAVRFKPLAPPGWQGRWMRDGGLFDPDLPIKDFTEEKYNLLVYGPPEGQRAFSTYYYKEGDRDIEWDGLLPRFIRLYINRDLTKLKIVSQEDVLALTTRTPCPVCEGSGLNPRVLECKINGLNIAHYARLELTELLGELEKIGDPIGKSIAQQAHPSVKQLVGLGLGYLSLSRKMGTLSGGEAQRVKIARHLGSSLNNITYIFDEPSAGLHPEEINMLTHMLESLRDNYNTVVVIEHNLAVIKTADEIIEMGPGAGRSGGEVVYQGGQEGLRKASALTDLDHTVTVNEQPRTSENTFSIKHASDNNLKNVSVEIPQNALVSVCGVSGSGKSSLMFGAFTGNYPETIAVGQGSIGTSSRSTLATYMGIMSDIRSILAKQTGQPAGLFSFNSLGACPVCEGKGITTPNVAFADPVTVTCEACGGTRYSDEALSYRYKGKNIVEILELTIDETNEYLEMPKIVKKVDTLKDVGLGYLTLGQTTGSLSGGEVQRLKLASHLKKEGQIYLLDEPSLGLHARDNAHLLDVFQRLVDKGNSVILIEHNLNLIAASDWVIEMGPSGGKKGGEVLFEGTPKEMLQADTLTAKWLRNGVEG
- a CDS encoding tryptophan-rich sensory protein codes for the protein MDERTLKKTQLFTVLNLVAYFVTLGVNYLGSSGFFNGNTQKDISDKYMTLISPAPFTFSIWGVIYTLVLVTLVYLFIKRKDDRVSRLVLLISPLFIASSLLNMGWIVVFSYEWLGVSTLLIIGLLFSLLFIVKRIYKHRSEFPSLLAGLAFTLYGAWVFIATIVNISLSLVQWGWDGFGISDSVWTLIVLGVAVVFVLFYLSRFKNAAFPIPIAWAFFGIYSAYMNGTLDPEMAAIIQGALLAGIVIFLIAVVWTFFKNGKSLFPKHKMV